A window of Streptomyces sp. DG1A-41 contains these coding sequences:
- a CDS encoding maleylacetate reductase, translating to MTFQSEFSYETRPVRVVFRPGAAVTAPPGEAARLGLRRLLVVCGSRGEAVARAVADALGDTCVGVHAEARMHVPVEDADRAVAAVRAAGADGCVAVGGGSAIGLGKAIALRTGLPLIAVPSTYSGSEMTPVWGLTEHGTKRTGRDPVVQPRGVVYDPRLTLSLPVPLTVTSGVNALAHAVEALYAPDTSPLVSVMAEEGVRAMAEALPRLAADPEDLDARSRALYAAWLCGTCLGATTMGLHHKVCHVLGGTFGLPHAETHTVVLPYVLAYNAPAAPHALAVLRRALGTDDPPRALWELAGRLGASRSLAELGLAEGDVTPAAGRVAGEPYANPRPVAADEARAVLRAAYEGGPPADETTL from the coding sequence ATGACATTCCAGAGTGAGTTCTCGTACGAGACCCGGCCCGTGCGGGTCGTCTTCCGGCCCGGCGCGGCCGTCACCGCGCCCCCGGGCGAGGCCGCCCGCCTGGGCCTGCGGCGGCTGCTCGTGGTCTGCGGCAGCCGGGGCGAAGCCGTCGCCCGGGCGGTCGCTGACGCGCTCGGCGACACCTGCGTGGGAGTGCACGCCGAGGCCCGGATGCACGTACCGGTCGAGGACGCCGACCGGGCCGTCGCGGCGGTACGGGCGGCCGGGGCGGACGGCTGCGTCGCGGTCGGCGGAGGCTCCGCGATCGGCCTCGGCAAGGCGATCGCCCTGCGCACCGGACTGCCGCTGATCGCCGTGCCCTCGACGTACTCGGGTTCCGAGATGACCCCCGTGTGGGGCCTGACCGAGCACGGCACCAAGCGCACCGGTCGCGACCCGGTCGTCCAGCCCCGCGGCGTCGTCTACGACCCCCGGCTCACCCTCTCCCTGCCCGTACCGCTGACCGTGACCAGCGGCGTCAACGCGCTCGCGCACGCCGTCGAGGCGCTGTACGCCCCGGACACCTCGCCGCTGGTCTCGGTCATGGCCGAGGAGGGCGTGCGGGCCATGGCCGAGGCACTGCCGCGACTGGCCGCCGACCCGGAGGACCTGGACGCGCGCAGCCGGGCGCTGTACGCGGCATGGCTGTGCGGCACGTGCCTAGGCGCGACCACGATGGGGCTGCACCACAAGGTCTGCCACGTGCTGGGCGGCACGTTCGGACTGCCGCACGCCGAGACACACACCGTCGTCCTGCCGTACGTCCTCGCCTACAACGCTCCCGCGGCCCCGCACGCGCTGGCCGTACTGCGACGGGCCCTCGGCACCGACGACCCGCCCCGCGCCCTGTGGGAGCTGGCCGGCCGCCTCGGAGCATCGCGTTCCCTCGCCGAACTCGGCCTCGCGGAAGGCGACGTGACACCGGCGGCGGGCCGGGTCGCGGGCGAGCCGTACGCCAACCCGCGCCCGGTCGCGGCGGACGAGGCCCGGGCCGTGCTGCGAGCGGCGTACGAGGGAGGCCCGCCGGCCGATGAAACCACCCTCTAG
- a CDS encoding NAD(P)H-binding protein, which yields MTQTQKILVTGATGTVGRRVVAELLARGHEVRALTRDAAKAAFPAGVEVVEGDLTQPDDLGPALEGAASLHLITFGGAAFTPLETGPRILELARSAGVRRITVLHGGGPTPLEDAVRADDGVQWTVLMPVEFMANALEWADGIVASGEVREPFVARLSAMAHEGDIGAVAAVALTEEGHGGQDYVITGPELLTVGDKVATIAAAAGREITLVELTEEQAVEQWRAAGLTPDVIGFLLEAYGNTPEVGRTVSGTVEKVTGRPARTFAQWAAEHADAFKA from the coding sequence ATGACACAGACGCAGAAGATTCTTGTCACCGGCGCCACCGGAACCGTCGGCCGCCGGGTCGTCGCCGAACTGCTCGCCCGGGGCCACGAGGTCCGCGCCCTCACGCGGGACGCCGCGAAGGCCGCTTTCCCGGCCGGTGTGGAGGTCGTCGAGGGCGACCTGACGCAACCCGACGATCTGGGCCCTGCGTTGGAGGGGGCCGCCAGCCTCCATCTGATCACCTTCGGCGGCGCCGCCTTCACCCCGCTGGAGACCGGCCCGCGCATCCTGGAGCTGGCCCGCTCGGCCGGCGTCCGCAGGATCACCGTGCTGCACGGCGGCGGACCCACCCCGCTGGAGGACGCGGTACGTGCCGACGACGGTGTGCAGTGGACCGTGCTCATGCCGGTCGAGTTCATGGCCAACGCCCTTGAGTGGGCGGACGGGATCGTCGCCTCGGGCGAGGTGCGGGAGCCGTTCGTCGCACGGCTGAGCGCCATGGCCCACGAGGGCGACATCGGAGCCGTCGCCGCGGTGGCGCTCACGGAGGAGGGCCACGGAGGCCAGGACTACGTGATCACCGGCCCCGAACTGCTCACCGTCGGCGACAAGGTGGCGACGATCGCCGCCGCCGCCGGCCGGGAGATCACGCTGGTCGAGCTGACCGAGGAACAGGCCGTCGAGCAGTGGCGGGCGGCGGGTCTCACCCCGGACGTGATCGGCTTCCTGCTCGAGGCGTACGGCAATACCCCCGAGGTGGGCCGCACGGTCTCCGGCACCGTAGAGAAGGTCACCGGCCGCCCGGCCCGCACTTTCGCCCAGTGGGCGGCGGAACACGCGGACGCGTTCAAGGCGTAG
- a CDS encoding SCO5389 family protein, with protein MSLDVSPKLLAEAEQGDIREEDFVDTVRTSLPYAYDLIASLATELHNGQVDFTDNQTPPPSEQERGQLLRALASDAIRTSLERHFGITLAFQNCHRVAAFRPESRDGETYARFTSVRSQVLNQSPEFRDC; from the coding sequence ATGTCTCTCGACGTCTCCCCGAAGCTCCTCGCCGAAGCCGAGCAGGGTGACATCCGCGAGGAGGACTTCGTGGACACTGTCCGCACGTCCCTCCCCTACGCCTACGACCTGATAGCCTCCCTCGCCACGGAACTCCACAACGGCCAGGTCGACTTCACCGACAACCAAACCCCTCCCCCCTCCGAACAGGAACGCGGCCAACTCCTGCGCGCCCTCGCCAGCGACGCGATCCGCACGAGCCTGGAACGCCACTTCGGCATCACCCTGGCCTTCCAGAACTGCCACCGCGTGGCGGCGTTCCGGCCGGAGTCGCGGGACGGGGAGACGTACGCGCGCTTCACGTCCGTGCGGTCCCAGGTGTTGAACCAGTCGCCGGAGTTCAGGGACTGCTGA
- a CDS encoding ATP-binding protein — protein MRVAFVGKGGSGKTTLSALFSRHLARSGAPVLAIDGDINQHLAEALGDEEKSAPPLGEHLAEIKDLLRGTNPRITSREAMIKTTPPGRGSRLLRPLGDDELHARHVGRAGGVPLMVTGEFDESDLGVACYHSKLGAVELYLGHLVDGPGEYVVVDMTAGADAFASGLFTRFDITFLVAEPTRKGVSVYRQYRDHAERFGIRIAVIGNKVTCEDDLLFLKEQVGDDLLTYLVQSPWVRAAEQGRTEGGLDALDSLEPHNRHALTILREAVDSHPRDWDRLHRHAVEFHLRNARAWADARTGEDLAAQIDPDYVPGTRPST, from the coding sequence GTGAGGGTCGCGTTCGTCGGCAAGGGCGGCAGCGGCAAGACCACGCTGTCGGCGCTCTTCTCCCGCCACCTGGCGCGCTCCGGCGCCCCGGTCCTCGCCATCGACGGCGACATCAACCAGCACCTGGCCGAGGCGCTCGGCGACGAGGAGAAGTCCGCCCCTCCCCTGGGCGAGCACCTGGCCGAGATCAAGGACCTCCTCCGCGGCACGAACCCACGCATCACCTCCCGCGAGGCGATGATCAAAACAACTCCCCCGGGACGCGGCTCCCGCCTCCTGCGCCCACTGGGCGACGACGAACTTCACGCGCGGCACGTCGGCCGGGCGGGCGGCGTCCCGCTGATGGTCACGGGCGAGTTCGACGAGTCCGACCTGGGCGTGGCCTGCTACCACTCCAAGCTGGGCGCGGTCGAGCTGTACCTCGGCCACCTGGTCGACGGCCCCGGCGAATACGTCGTCGTCGACATGACGGCGGGCGCGGACGCCTTCGCCTCCGGCCTGTTCACCCGCTTCGACATCACCTTCCTGGTGGCGGAACCCACCCGCAAGGGCGTCTCGGTCTACCGCCAGTACCGCGACCACGCGGAACGGTTCGGCATCCGCATCGCGGTCATCGGCAACAAGGTGACCTGCGAGGACGACCTCCTCTTCCTCAAGGAACAGGTAGGCGACGACCTCCTGACCTACTTGGTCCAGTCCCCCTGGGTCCGCGCGGCCGAACAGGGCCGCACCGAGGGCGGCCTGGACGCGCTGGACTCCCTGGAGCCGCACAACCGCCACGCCCTGACGATCCTCCGCGAGGCCGTCGACTCCCACCCCCGCGACTGGGACCGGCTCCACCGCCACGCCGTGGAGTTCCACCTGCGCAACGCCCGAGCGTGGGCGGACGCACGCACGGGCGAGGACCTGGCCGCCCAGATCGACCCGGACTACGTCCCGGGCACCCGGCCCAGCACCTGA
- a CDS encoding CDP-alcohol phosphatidyltransferase family protein codes for MALNNTYDARLQQETALGAGVQILLLALIGTAIGMGPAGWLTGLAFAIATWAVLSRALHRSRLRSFGAANRVTLGRATLVGGVTALVADSFQSSPPVSLFVGLTAVALILDGVDGKVARRTGTSTPLGARFDMEVDAFLILVLSVYVSTQLGPWVLLIGGMRYVFVAAARIWPWLNAALPPSTARKTVAALQGVLLLLAGADLLPYAASFGVAALALGLLVWSFGRDVLWLYRTSQVSATSARRQMRELVAR; via the coding sequence GTGGCCCTGAACAACACGTACGACGCGAGGCTCCAGCAGGAGACCGCCCTGGGGGCGGGTGTGCAGATCCTGCTGCTGGCCCTGATCGGCACGGCGATCGGGATGGGCCCGGCGGGCTGGCTGACCGGCCTCGCGTTCGCGATCGCCACCTGGGCAGTGCTCTCCCGGGCCCTGCACCGCTCCCGGCTGCGCTCGTTCGGCGCGGCGAACCGGGTCACCCTCGGCCGGGCCACCCTCGTCGGCGGGGTCACCGCGCTGGTCGCGGACTCCTTCCAGAGCTCACCACCCGTGTCGCTCTTCGTCGGCCTGACGGCGGTGGCCCTGATCCTCGACGGCGTCGACGGCAAGGTCGCCCGCCGTACCGGAACCTCGACTCCGCTGGGTGCGCGCTTCGACATGGAGGTCGACGCGTTCCTGATCCTGGTGCTGAGCGTGTACGTGTCGACGCAACTGGGCCCGTGGGTGCTGCTGATCGGCGGGATGCGGTACGTCTTCGTCGCCGCCGCCCGGATCTGGCCCTGGCTGAACGCCGCACTCCCGCCGAGCACCGCCCGCAAGACGGTCGCGGCACTTCAGGGCGTCCTTCTGCTGCTGGCGGGCGCCGATCTGCTGCCGTACGCGGCCAGCTTCGGGGTCGCGGCACTGGCCCTGGGCCTGCTGGTGTGGTCGTTCGGACGCGATGTGCTGTGGCTGTACCGGACCTCGCAGGTCTCGGCGACCTCCGCCCGGCGGCAGATGCGGGAACTGGTCGCGAGGTGA
- a CDS encoding helix-turn-helix domain-containing protein gives MVTKQLRDLPENADLRRADSLAREIFSDVANKWALLIIEALGERTLRFSELRDEVEGVSHKMLTQNLRMLERNGLVDRKVHPTVPPKVEYTLTEPGRALRATVDLICGWTHEYLGHIESARDRFDG, from the coding sequence ATGGTGACCAAGCAGTTGAGGGACCTGCCGGAGAACGCGGACCTGCGGCGGGCCGACTCCCTGGCGCGGGAGATCTTCTCGGACGTCGCCAACAAGTGGGCGCTGCTGATCATCGAGGCCCTCGGTGAACGCACCCTGCGCTTCAGCGAGTTGCGCGACGAGGTCGAGGGCGTCAGCCACAAGATGCTCACGCAGAACCTGCGGATGCTGGAGCGCAACGGCCTGGTCGACCGGAAGGTACATCCCACCGTGCCGCCGAAGGTCGAGTACACCCTCACCGAACCGGGCCGGGCCCTGCGCGCCACGGTCGATCTGATCTGCGGCTGGACCCATGAGTACCTCGGGCACATCGAGTCGGCGCGCGACCGGTTCGACGGCTGA
- a CDS encoding ABC transporter substrate-binding protein: MQVRVLSIKSPSPFRFLAALVLVPGLAGCFASPGGESSSDGGPSDSRLRVALAFPPAENFSPYGADATLLSRLGVTEGLTALDANGAAAPALAESWRRDNDRTWRFTLREATFQDGTDVTPSAVADALTRATKAKPVPAALAGVTLDAEADGNRGIRVTTTAADPVLPMRLSSPSLAILSPKAYEKKGAPTPVGTATGPFEITEVSSGGSASLDRFDDYWGGRAQASGIDARFVKDGTARANAVRTGDVDIAEAIPVAQAATLDKATLREAGTTRTTSLHLNTRTGPFKDPKLRAAARTAVDSSVIVKGVFEGYADPGAGIYGPAVTWAESKRMKPSGRAKAARPDGTSITLATYDNRPELPEVAQVVQQQLEMAGFTVKLEVREYSRLESDALAGKFDAFIGARNSLLDTGDPVGVLAGDYTCDGGYNLALLCDKKVDRAVEKADGTDGTGERQDAAMAAEAAILGTDAVVPLAHQQIIAGVSTKVRGVVLDPYERALVGTGTRR, encoded by the coding sequence GTGCAAGTGCGTGTTCTGAGCATCAAGAGTCCGAGTCCCTTCCGGTTCCTCGCCGCCCTCGTCCTCGTCCCGGGCCTGGCGGGCTGCTTCGCCTCCCCCGGCGGGGAGTCGTCGTCGGACGGCGGGCCGTCGGACTCGCGGCTGCGCGTCGCACTCGCCTTCCCTCCCGCCGAGAACTTCTCGCCGTACGGAGCCGACGCCACGCTCCTCAGCCGGCTCGGCGTCACCGAGGGGCTGACCGCCCTGGACGCCAACGGCGCCGCCGCCCCAGCGCTCGCCGAGTCCTGGCGCCGCGATAACGACCGCACATGGCGGTTCACCCTGCGCGAGGCAACCTTCCAGGACGGCACGGACGTCACCCCGTCCGCCGTGGCCGACGCGCTCACCCGCGCCACGAAGGCGAAACCCGTGCCCGCCGCCCTCGCCGGTGTCACCCTCGACGCCGAGGCCGACGGCAACCGCGGCATACGCGTCACCACCACCGCCGCCGACCCCGTCCTGCCCATGCGCCTATCCAGCCCGAGCCTGGCGATCCTCTCCCCGAAGGCGTACGAGAAGAAGGGCGCGCCCACGCCCGTCGGCACCGCCACCGGGCCCTTCGAGATCACCGAGGTCAGCAGCGGCGGCTCGGCGTCCCTCGACCGCTTCGACGACTACTGGGGCGGCCGCGCCCAGGCCTCCGGCATCGACGCGCGCTTCGTCAAGGACGGCACCGCACGCGCCAACGCCGTGCGCACCGGTGACGTCGACATCGCCGAGGCGATCCCCGTCGCCCAGGCCGCCACCCTCGACAAGGCGACCCTCAGGGAAGCCGGCACCACCCGGACGACAAGCCTTCACCTCAATACCAGGACCGGCCCCTTCAAGGACCCGAAGCTGCGTGCCGCCGCGCGCACGGCGGTCGACTCCTCCGTCATCGTCAAGGGCGTCTTCGAGGGGTACGCCGACCCGGGCGCGGGCATCTACGGTCCCGCCGTCACCTGGGCGGAGAGCAAGCGGATGAAGCCGTCCGGGCGCGCGAAGGCCGCCCGGCCCGACGGAACGTCCATCACCCTCGCCACCTACGACAACCGGCCCGAACTCCCCGAGGTCGCCCAGGTCGTGCAGCAGCAGCTCGAAATGGCCGGCTTCACGGTGAAGCTGGAGGTGCGCGAGTACTCACGGCTGGAGAGCGACGCGCTGGCCGGGAAGTTCGACGCGTTCATCGGCGCCCGCAACAGCCTGCTGGACACCGGCGACCCCGTCGGCGTCCTCGCCGGTGACTACACCTGCGACGGCGGCTACAACCTGGCCCTGCTGTGCGACAAGAAGGTCGACCGGGCCGTCGAGAAGGCCGACGGGACGGACGGCACGGGCGAACGGCAGGACGCGGCCATGGCGGCCGAGGCCGCGATCCTCGGCACGGACGCGGTCGTGCCGCTGGCCCACCAGCAGATCATCGCCGGCGTCTCCACCAAGGTCCGGGGCGTCGTCCTCGACCCGTACGAGCGGGCCCTGGTGGGCACCGGGACGCGTCGCTGA
- a CDS encoding alpha/beta hydrolase — MPTFTAPDGTTLAYHVTGDGPPLVCLPGGPMQDSVYLGDLGGLSAHRTLVRLDLRGTGSSAVPRDTASYRCDRQVADVEALREELGLERLDLLAHSAGANLAALYTARHPERVGRLALITPSVFAVGLDITAEDRLETARLRRDEPWFAPAYASLEAITAGRATAGDWDAVAPFWFGRWGDEARAFRAAEQRQRNDEAAARYASDGAFDTEGTRSALAALRSPVLVLAGEYDVAGPARVMKKYAGLFPSAELVVQSGAGHFPWLDERGRFVTALAPFLGDGGGVSSP; from the coding sequence ATGCCCACCTTCACCGCCCCCGACGGCACCACCCTCGCCTACCACGTGACGGGGGACGGCCCGCCCCTGGTCTGTCTCCCCGGTGGTCCAATGCAGGACTCCGTCTACCTGGGAGACCTGGGCGGCCTGTCCGCCCACCGCACCCTGGTGCGGCTGGACCTCAGGGGTACCGGCAGCTCGGCTGTGCCGCGGGACACGGCGTCGTACCGTTGTGACCGGCAGGTCGCCGATGTCGAGGCGCTGCGTGAGGAGTTGGGTCTGGAGCGGCTGGACCTGCTCGCGCACTCCGCTGGTGCCAACCTGGCCGCGCTGTACACGGCCCGTCATCCGGAACGGGTGGGCCGACTCGCCCTGATCACGCCCAGCGTCTTCGCCGTCGGCCTCGACATCACCGCCGAGGACCGCCTGGAGACGGCACGCCTGCGCCGGGACGAACCGTGGTTCGCCCCGGCGTACGCGTCCCTGGAGGCCATCACGGCCGGCCGGGCGACGGCCGGCGACTGGGACGCCGTCGCCCCGTTCTGGTTCGGCCGCTGGGGCGACGAGGCCCGGGCGTTCCGCGCGGCGGAGCAGCGACAGCGCAACGACGAAGCCGCCGCTCGCTACGCCTCCGACGGTGCCTTCGACACCGAGGGCACCCGGAGCGCCCTTGCCGCGTTGCGTTCACCGGTGCTCGTCCTCGCCGGGGAGTACGACGTGGCGGGGCCTGCGCGCGTGATGAAGAAGTACGCGGGGTTGTTCCCGAGCGCCGAGTTGGTCGTGCAGAGCGGGGCCGGGCACTTTCCGTGGCTGGACGAGCGGGGGCGGTTCGTGACCGCCCTGGCGCCATTTCTGGGCGACGGCGGCGGTGTCAGCAGTCCCTGA
- a CDS encoding YceI family protein: protein MALALLRRRRLKGASAAAAGLALPLPSGAGAVAREVVDPMGTPLAAADVTVTALDTHRVAARGTTDPYGYFLAALPPGRYGLMIAAEGLQPHRETIEIAVGTSTPTERVWLRAAEALQLPTPGTWLFDPPHTAIRFIAKHVGMAHVHGRFERFEGGIRIAQDMTDSRVHVRIDASSINTGNTTRDNHLRSADFLDVDRFPYIDFTSARFAYRGGSKWTLLGSLTMHGVSRSVSLDTTYLGTVNGGYGQELRCAALATAELHREDFTLNWRSMLARGIAVVGPTVQLELDVQAMYRTHDTPTPPE, encoded by the coding sequence ATGGCCCTCGCACTGCTCCGGCGCCGGCGACTCAAGGGCGCCTCCGCCGCAGCGGCGGGCCTCGCCCTCCCCCTACCCTCCGGCGCGGGTGCCGTGGCCCGCGAGGTCGTCGATCCCATGGGCACGCCCCTGGCGGCCGCGGATGTCACCGTCACCGCGCTGGACACCCACCGGGTGGCGGCCCGCGGGACGACCGACCCGTACGGCTACTTCCTCGCCGCGCTGCCGCCCGGCCGGTACGGCTTGATGATCGCGGCGGAGGGCCTTCAGCCGCACCGCGAGACCATCGAGATCGCGGTGGGCACGTCGACGCCCACCGAGCGGGTCTGGCTGCGTGCGGCCGAGGCCCTCCAGCTGCCGACGCCCGGAACCTGGCTCTTCGACCCGCCGCACACCGCGATCCGCTTTATCGCCAAGCACGTCGGCATGGCCCATGTCCACGGCCGCTTCGAACGCTTCGAGGGCGGGATCCGGATCGCCCAGGACATGACCGACTCCCGGGTGCACGTCCGCATCGACGCCTCCAGCATCAACACCGGCAACACCACCCGCGACAACCACCTGCGGTCCGCCGACTTTTTGGACGTCGATCGCTTCCCGTACATCGACTTCACGAGTGCCCGCTTCGCCTACCGGGGCGGCAGCAAGTGGACGCTGCTGGGCTCCCTCACGATGCACGGCGTCAGCCGCTCGGTCTCGCTGGACACCACCTACCTCGGCACCGTGAACGGCGGCTACGGGCAGGAACTGCGCTGCGCGGCCCTGGCGACGGCGGAGCTGCACCGCGAGGACTTCACGCTCAACTGGCGTTCCATGCTGGCCCGGGGCATCGCGGTGGTCGGTCCGACCGTGCAACTGGAACTGGACGTCCAGGCGATGTACCGGACCCACGACACCCCGACCCCGCCGGAATAA
- the fusA gene encoding elongation factor G — protein MRINHNPLAVVRNLGILAHVDAGKTTVTERILFATGTTHKRGEVHDGTTVTDFDPQERDRGITIFAAAVSCTWDGHRINLIDTPGHVDFADEVERALRVLDGAVAVFDAVAGVEPQSESVWRQADRHGVPRIAFVNKMDRAGADLDAAVASIRERLHPDPLVVQLPIGSEDTFTGVVDLVRMRALRWADGGTFDEAPVPDDLRDEALARRRALEEVVAELHPGALEEFCDTGALGERTLSSALRDLARDGDGVVVLCGSAYRNRGVEPLLDAVVAYLPSPLDVPPVRGTYEGEEQERPADPAAPPAALAFKVHATPTGRLTYLRIYSGTIEKGDTLWDASAGRTERVGRILRVQADRHAPLDRAVAGDIVAVVGLKSARAGSTLCAPDAPLVLEPPGVPEPVVSVAVESRRAGDTDRLASGLARLTEEDPSLVVRTDPETGQTVLSGMGELHLEVAVEKLRRELGLEVNAGRPRVSYRETVARGVSGLVYRHVKQDGGAGQFAHVVLDVEPYEEGGFAFRSAVVGGRVPQEYVRAVEAGCRDALAEGPLAGHPVTGLRVTLTDGATHVKDSSDTAFRTAGRLGLREALRACAMVLLEPVVEVTVTVPEDAVGGVLGDLAARRGRVTGSVTRAGAAVVTATVPLAELFGYATRLRSRTQGRGTFTARPTGYAPAAGAMPVR, from the coding sequence GTGCGCATCAACCACAACCCGCTCGCCGTCGTCCGCAACCTCGGCATCCTCGCCCACGTCGACGCCGGCAAGACCACCGTCACCGAACGGATCCTGTTCGCCACCGGAACCACGCACAAGCGCGGCGAGGTCCACGACGGCACGACCGTCACCGACTTCGACCCGCAGGAGCGGGACCGGGGCATCACCATCTTCGCCGCGGCGGTGAGCTGCACCTGGGACGGTCACCGCATCAACCTGATCGACACCCCGGGGCACGTCGACTTCGCCGACGAGGTGGAGCGTGCGCTGCGGGTCCTCGACGGCGCGGTGGCCGTGTTCGACGCGGTGGCCGGGGTGGAGCCGCAGAGCGAGTCGGTGTGGCGGCAGGCCGACCGGCACGGCGTACCGAGGATCGCGTTCGTCAACAAGATGGACCGCGCCGGTGCCGACCTCGACGCGGCCGTCGCGTCGATCCGGGAGCGACTGCACCCGGATCCGCTGGTCGTGCAGCTGCCGATCGGCTCGGAGGACACGTTCACCGGCGTCGTCGACCTCGTACGCATGCGCGCCCTGCGGTGGGCCGACGGCGGCACCTTCGACGAGGCGCCGGTGCCGGACGACCTCCGGGACGAGGCCCTCGCGCGCCGCCGGGCGCTGGAGGAGGTCGTGGCGGAGCTCCATCCGGGCGCCCTGGAGGAGTTCTGCGACACGGGCGCGCTCGGCGAGCGGACCCTCTCCTCGGCGCTGCGGGACCTGGCCCGGGACGGCGACGGCGTGGTCGTGCTGTGCGGCTCCGCGTACCGCAACCGCGGTGTGGAGCCGCTGCTCGACGCGGTCGTGGCCTATCTGCCGTCGCCGCTGGACGTGCCGCCAGTGCGCGGCACCTACGAGGGCGAGGAGCAGGAGCGGCCAGCCGATCCGGCGGCACCACCGGCCGCCCTCGCCTTCAAGGTGCACGCCACCCCGACAGGACGGCTGACGTACCTGCGGATCTACTCCGGCACGATCGAGAAGGGAGACACGTTGTGGGACGCGAGCGCGGGGCGCACCGAGCGCGTCGGCCGCATCCTGCGCGTCCAGGCCGACCGGCACGCACCCCTGGACCGGGCGGTCGCCGGGGACATCGTCGCCGTCGTCGGGCTCAAGTCGGCCCGCGCCGGCTCGACCCTGTGCGCGCCGGACGCCCCGCTCGTCCTGGAACCGCCGGGCGTGCCCGAGCCGGTGGTCTCGGTCGCGGTCGAGTCCCGCAGGGCCGGCGACACCGACCGTCTGGCGTCCGGGCTGGCACGGCTGACCGAGGAGGATCCCTCGCTGGTCGTGCGGACCGACCCGGAGACCGGGCAGACCGTGCTGTCGGGCATGGGTGAACTGCACCTGGAGGTGGCGGTGGAGAAGCTCCGGCGCGAGCTGGGGCTGGAGGTCAACGCCGGCCGCCCCCGGGTCAGTTACCGCGAGACGGTCGCCCGGGGCGTGTCCGGGCTGGTCTACCGGCACGTCAAACAGGACGGCGGGGCTGGGCAGTTTGCCCATGTCGTCCTCGACGTGGAGCCGTACGAGGAGGGCGGCTTCGCCTTCCGGTCGGCCGTCGTCGGCGGACGCGTGCCGCAGGAGTACGTCCGGGCGGTCGAGGCCGGCTGCCGCGACGCCCTCGCCGAAGGGCCGCTCGCCGGGCACCCGGTGACCGGGCTGCGCGTCACGCTCACCGACGGGGCCACCCATGTGAAGGACTCCTCGGACACGGCGTTCCGCACGGCCGGCCGCCTCGGCCTGCGCGAGGCCCTGCGCGCCTGCGCGATGGTCCTGCTGGAGCCGGTAGTCGAGGTCACGGTCACCGTGCCCGAGGACGCGGTGGGTGGCGTGCTCGGCGACCTCGCCGCCCGGCGCGGCCGGGTGACCGGCTCGGTCACCCGCGCGGGCGCGGCGGTCGTCACCGCCACCGTGCCACTGGCCGAACTCTTCGGCTACGCGACCCGGTTGCGCAGCCGCACCCAGGGCCGCGGCACCTTCACGGCCCGGCCCACCGGGTATGCGCCGGCGGCGGGTGCGATGCCGGTGCGGTAG
- a CDS encoding RidA family protein: protein MTTIDVYDHAIPAESHFGYAQAIRSGDLIHVSGQLSFDEAGGFRPTDDITTQLEGTYANLDRVLAHYGVTRNQIVSQTLYVVDLVKNADVVAEGNRAYFGAHRPVSTALGVTELTFPGQAVEISCVIDTKLPA from the coding sequence ATGACCACGATCGATGTCTACGACCACGCCATACCGGCCGAGAGCCACTTCGGCTACGCGCAGGCGATCAGGTCCGGCGATCTGATCCACGTCTCCGGACAGCTCTCGTTCGACGAGGCGGGCGGCTTCCGCCCGACGGACGACATCACCACTCAACTGGAGGGGACCTACGCCAACCTCGACAGGGTGCTGGCCCACTACGGCGTCACGCGCAACCAGATCGTCTCCCAGACGCTGTACGTGGTGGACCTGGTGAAGAACGCCGACGTGGTGGCGGAGGGCAACCGGGCGTACTTCGGCGCCCACCGCCCGGTCAGCACGGCCCTGGGGGTCACCGAACTCACCTTTCCCGGACAGGCGGTCGAGATCAGCTGCGTGATCGACACGAAGCTGCCGGCGTGA